The Haloarcula sp. H-GB4 genome contains a region encoding:
- a CDS encoding CaiB/BaiF CoA-transferase family protein, whose protein sequence is MQPLEGITVVDATQALVGPFATQTLGDLGAEVLKIEHPTHGDLTRSFTPEYNELSAYFVSLNRNKRSLTLDLTSDQGQDILHELLEKADVFIQNFSPGDAEKFNADYDTVAELNDEIIYCDVSGYGEDSPYSEQKAFDIVLQGRSGIMSVTGTDNQPARVGISVSDIAGAMTSLYAITTALYHRERTGEGEHIQLAMLDSSFQFLLYHVTTLFATGENPQRMGTRHPNLMPYQAFETADGFLVVGVISEGHWEPFCHAIDREEWLDRKEYATFTDRVSNRAELDQALDEIFAQRTTEEWMDRLNAEGVPSTPLNTVEDIVNDPHIEATDMITEMEHPDLGTFQSPGNPVNFEGLETDTSQAPPMLGEHTDEILAELGYSDEEISRFQSDEIV, encoded by the coding sequence ATGCAGCCATTAGAGGGCATTACTGTCGTTGATGCGACACAAGCCTTGGTTGGACCGTTCGCCACCCAGACGCTCGGTGATCTCGGTGCCGAGGTCCTCAAGATTGAACATCCAACCCACGGCGACCTGACGCGTTCATTCACGCCCGAATACAACGAGCTGTCGGCCTACTTTGTTAGTCTTAATCGGAACAAGCGAAGCCTCACCCTCGACTTGACTAGTGACCAAGGGCAGGATATTCTCCACGAACTGCTCGAAAAAGCAGACGTATTCATACAGAATTTCAGTCCAGGAGACGCCGAGAAGTTCAATGCGGACTACGATACCGTCGCTGAACTAAACGACGAGATTATCTACTGTGATGTATCCGGCTACGGCGAAGACAGTCCGTACAGCGAGCAGAAAGCGTTTGACATTGTGCTGCAGGGTCGATCCGGTATTATGAGCGTCACTGGAACCGACAACCAGCCCGCTCGCGTGGGCATCTCAGTATCAGATATCGCGGGGGCAATGACTTCTCTGTATGCGATTACGACTGCTCTCTACCACCGTGAGCGTACCGGGGAAGGAGAACACATCCAGTTGGCGATGCTTGACTCGAGTTTCCAGTTTCTGCTCTATCACGTCACAACCCTCTTCGCCACCGGGGAGAATCCTCAGCGGATGGGGACTCGCCATCCAAACTTGATGCCGTACCAAGCGTTTGAGACAGCAGACGGGTTCCTCGTTGTCGGCGTCATCAGCGAGGGACACTGGGAGCCCTTCTGCCACGCAATCGACCGCGAGGAATGGCTGGACCGTAAGGAATACGCCACATTCACCGACCGCGTCTCAAATCGGGCTGAACTCGACCAAGCTCTCGATGAAATTTTTGCCCAGCGAACGACTGAAGAATGGATGGATCGCCTTAACGCCGAAGGGGTTCCCTCGACACCCCTGAATACCGTCGAGGACATCGTCAACGACCCCCATATTGAGGCCACCGACATGATTACGGAAATGGAACACCCTGACCTTGGAACCTTTCAATCGCCTGGTAACCCTGTGAATTTTGAGGGTCTCGAAACAGACACGAGTCAGGCCCCCCCGATGCTCGGAGAACATACCGACGAAATACTTGCAGAGTTAGGATACAGCGATGAGGAAATCTCTCGGTTCCAAAGCGATGAAATCGTCTGA
- a CDS encoding 3-hydroxyacyl-CoA dehydrogenase NAD-binding domain-containing protein translates to MRSTVISAGNMSHGLAQVPAGPGHDVTLNDVDQQRVQNGLDSIGNNLTEGVERGKCSEEERKTTLENIEGPADFEVLDIAEYLTEEFGERFRPSQIPRRKVRAGKSGKKSGEGIYVWEGGAAVRPAEEDYR, encoded by the coding sequence ATGCGTAGCACAGTTATTAGTGCAGGGAACATGAGTCACGGTCTCGCGCAAGTTCCGGCCGGTCCTGGCCATGATGTAACGTTGAACGACGTGGATCAACAGCGTGTACAGAATGGGCTTGATTCTATTGGGAACAACCTCACAGAAGGCGTCGAACGAGGAAAATGTTCAGAGGAAGAGCGCAAAACTACCTTAGAGAACATCGAGGGTCCCGCAGACTTCGAAGTTCTAGACATTGCAGAATACTTGACTGAGGAGTTCGGTGAGCGGTTCCGCCCATCCCAGATTCCCCGTCGAAAGGTTCGTGCCGGCAAATCTGGAAAGAAATCTGGGGAGGGGATCTACGTCTGGGAGGGCGGTGCAGCTGTCCGGCCTGCTGAGGAGGATTACCGATGA
- a CDS encoding enoyl-CoA hydratase/isomerase family protein, producing MSEFDEYETVAVEFGTIAKHVATLTISRPNARNALNGTVRSEVKMAIDALEETERDVRVLVITGDDDGGAFVAGADISEFRDRDQFDQREASTQPRIYERVADFPLPVIAAINGHALGGGCELSLACDIRVAKEGAKLGQPEIGLGLIPGGGGTQRLPQVVGMGQAMKLILSGELVDATEAEEIGLVEETHPEGEFEARLSELARTIAEKSPKALEHGKRALSASAEMNLDAGLDYELELFTSLFATKDMREGIEAFYEDRDPEFTGE from the coding sequence ATGAGCGAGTTTGACGAGTACGAAACGGTGGCTGTTGAGTTCGGTACGATCGCTAAACACGTCGCTACGCTTACGATTAGCCGGCCAAACGCGCGGAACGCGCTAAATGGGACGGTTCGCTCGGAGGTTAAGATGGCGATCGACGCATTGGAGGAGACTGAGAGGGACGTCCGAGTGCTAGTGATTACAGGCGACGACGACGGAGGTGCATTCGTGGCGGGTGCGGACATTAGCGAATTCCGGGACCGCGATCAGTTCGACCAGCGGGAAGCGAGCACCCAGCCACGGATTTACGAGCGTGTTGCAGACTTCCCACTCCCCGTTATCGCTGCGATCAACGGGCACGCACTTGGTGGGGGGTGTGAACTCTCGTTGGCCTGTGATATTCGCGTCGCCAAGGAGGGAGCAAAGCTTGGCCAGCCTGAAATTGGCCTTGGTCTTATTCCAGGCGGTGGCGGTACCCAAAGACTGCCACAAGTGGTTGGAATGGGGCAGGCGATGAAGCTTATACTGTCTGGAGAGCTGGTAGACGCTACGGAAGCAGAAGAGATTGGTCTCGTTGAGGAAACGCATCCTGAGGGCGAGTTTGAAGCGCGTCTCTCGGAACTCGCGAGGACTATCGCAGAAAAGAGTCCGAAAGCACTTGAACACGGTAAGCGTGCCCTCTCTGCGAGTGCGGAGATGAATTTAGATGCAGGATTGGACTACGAATTGGAGTTGTTCACCTCTTTGTTCGCCACTAAGGATATGCGGGAAGGGATTGAAGCGTTCTACGAGGACCGAGACCCCGAGTTTACCGGCGAGTAG
- a CDS encoding IclR family transcriptional regulator has protein sequence MSNDTPDRTEGGEIDAPIKSLGTAFTVIDALKENDGGRVTEIAAETGLSKSAVYKHLTTLAAHGYVVKEGDRYQLALQFLDLGGYVRDQFPSTNIIKTKVRELAVETGEVAQCMTEQHGKSVVLYREAGANGVPSRTRPGTQMYLHQTASGKAILSQLSIERVDEIIGRHGLPRATEATITDRDALVEELETIRERGVAYSVGESTEGLYAVAAPMTKPDGTVLGAIVVSGPNHRMRGSPMDDEYPNLLLSLVNEIELTIAHS, from the coding sequence GTGAGCAACGATACACCAGACCGGACGGAGGGCGGCGAGATTGATGCCCCGATCAAGAGTTTAGGAACTGCGTTTACAGTTATTGATGCGCTGAAGGAGAATGATGGTGGTCGAGTCACCGAAATTGCGGCAGAAACAGGGCTGTCGAAGAGTGCGGTCTACAAGCATCTCACGACCTTGGCAGCACATGGATACGTTGTCAAGGAAGGTGACCGATACCAGTTGGCCCTTCAGTTTCTGGATCTTGGGGGCTATGTCCGAGATCAGTTCCCGAGTACAAACATTATCAAGACGAAGGTACGAGAACTCGCCGTTGAAACAGGGGAGGTGGCACAGTGTATGACTGAACAGCATGGCAAATCAGTCGTTCTTTATCGAGAAGCAGGGGCCAATGGAGTCCCCTCACGAACGCGGCCAGGCACACAGATGTACTTACACCAAACCGCGTCTGGGAAAGCAATTCTATCACAGCTCTCGATTGAGCGTGTTGACGAAATAATCGGCCGTCACGGCCTTCCTCGTGCGACTGAAGCCACGATCACAGACCGTGATGCGCTGGTCGAAGAACTCGAAACCATTCGGGAACGCGGTGTCGCCTATAGCGTCGGAGAAAGCACTGAAGGGCTCTATGCTGTCGCTGCACCTATGACTAAGCCCGATGGAACAGTACTCGGTGCAATCGTCGTTTCGGGTCCGAACCACCGAATGCGCGGGTCGCCGATGGATGACGAGTATCCTAATCTTCTTTTGAGCCTCGTCAATGAGATAGAGCTCACTATCGCCCACTCATAG
- a CDS encoding MaoC/PaaZ C-terminal domain-containing protein, whose protein sequence is MTDEFTVGDLFEHTVTDVGRADFVKYAGASGDFNPIHYDEPHAKQAGYDAVFGQGMFSAGIASRSVREALGLQHLDEYRTRFNAQVWPGDTLSTTVEVTAVDETDEGTHVEVDVTVINQDGETVVTGSAVASL, encoded by the coding sequence GTGACTGACGAGTTTACGGTAGGCGATTTGTTCGAGCATACCGTCACGGACGTGGGCCGGGCGGATTTTGTGAAGTACGCTGGAGCGAGTGGCGACTTTAACCCGATCCACTACGACGAACCACACGCGAAGCAAGCGGGCTACGACGCTGTGTTTGGACAGGGCATGTTTTCGGCAGGGATCGCATCACGCTCCGTCCGCGAAGCTCTCGGTCTCCAGCATCTCGACGAATACCGGACACGATTCAACGCTCAGGTCTGGCCTGGAGATACTCTCTCTACCACAGTTGAGGTAACAGCAGTAGATGAGACAGATGAAGGAACGCATGTCGAAGTAGATGTCACGGTCATAAATCAAGACGGTGAAACAGTGGTTACGGGGAGTGCTGTTGCCTCCCTGTGA
- a CDS encoding MaoC family dehydratase N-terminal domain-containing protein, with amino-acid sequence MNNYDLNQAFFVAIHKKTTVPSKPLEALRETIGETNRTVEDFEVERGKVAEFARAIHDTAEIYFNEAAAHEAGYETIPAPPTFPRTSYFSRYRPEGIDYSLGFDLGFDRARVVHGEQKYKYNRPLYVGDVLVGDTTMEEIYQREGRNGGTMTFAVLRTDFRDKDGEHVLSAYNTRIETGGAIAGESE; translated from the coding sequence ATGAACAATTATGATTTGAATCAGGCGTTTTTTGTTGCGATACACAAGAAGACGACTGTGCCATCGAAACCCCTCGAAGCGTTGAGAGAGACTATCGGTGAGACGAATCGAACGGTCGAAGACTTTGAAGTTGAGCGCGGGAAGGTTGCAGAGTTCGCGCGTGCGATACACGACACGGCAGAGATTTACTTCAACGAGGCCGCCGCACACGAAGCGGGCTACGAAACGATTCCTGCGCCACCTACGTTTCCCCGGACATCGTACTTCTCTCGGTATCGTCCCGAGGGCATCGATTATAGCCTCGGATTTGATCTCGGATTTGACCGCGCCCGCGTGGTTCATGGTGAACAAAAGTACAAGTACAATCGACCACTCTACGTAGGCGATGTTCTTGTCGGGGATACTACTATGGAAGAGATCTACCAGCGGGAAGGCCGCAATGGTGGGACCATGACGTTTGCCGTCCTACGTACAGATTTCAGGGATAAAGATGGTGAACATGTACTGTCAGCGTATAATACTCGCATCGAGACAGGGGGAGCAATTGCAGGTGAGTCAGAGTGA
- a CDS encoding universal stress protein, producing MYRVLLPVGESEQRAMKAAEAASSLPSAEEAVDVVILNVFEEFDVTGEAGQVKSEDVWDKSEYPDSVAAVESYLDSRVAAVSKRREHGDITKQIIAIADETGADSIVMGGRKRSPTGKVLFGSTTQSVMLSAKCPVMVSSSE from the coding sequence GTGTACCGAGTGCTACTTCCGGTAGGAGAGAGCGAGCAACGAGCGATGAAAGCGGCGGAGGCCGCTTCGAGCCTTCCGAGTGCCGAGGAAGCGGTCGATGTTGTTATTCTGAACGTCTTCGAAGAGTTCGACGTCACGGGTGAGGCTGGGCAGGTCAAGTCCGAGGACGTGTGGGATAAATCCGAATATCCGGATAGCGTTGCGGCCGTTGAGAGCTACCTGGATTCGCGCGTTGCGGCGGTGTCGAAGCGACGTGAACATGGCGACATCACGAAGCAGATAATAGCTATTGCTGACGAGACTGGCGCTGACAGTATTGTGATGGGCGGTCGCAAGCGGAGTCCGACGGGGAAGGTCTTGTTCGGGAGCACGACGCAGTCAGTGATGCTCTCAGCGAAGTGTCCGGTAATGGTTTCGTCCAGCGAGTAG
- a CDS encoding electron transfer flavoprotein subunit alpha/FixB family protein, translated as MSDVLVVADHRRGDLRDVSFESLTAGRELADATGGDLHAAVISGGVEEFAESLNREGVDRIHTVEYGEEFNHDVYTQAAVALAEELDPEVVVTPNSVNGLDYAPAVAIRLGRPYVSDATGLDYADGTLEVTREMYGSKVETTVDVAEGPFVVTVRGGEWPPTAGSGDAEISAFDVDVDEDAIRSTVKGFEEVGGGDVDIAEAEFLVSIGRGIEEEENLALVEELVEVTGATLSSSRPIVDNGWLPKNRQVGQSGKQVTPDVYLAIGISGAVQHVAGMKSADTIIAVNTDPNAPIFDIADYGVVGDLFDVMPRLIEEFGGEPPGV; from the coding sequence ATGAGCGACGTACTCGTCGTCGCCGACCACCGCCGCGGCGACCTGCGGGACGTCAGCTTCGAGTCGCTAACCGCGGGCCGCGAGCTCGCGGACGCTACGGGCGGCGACCTCCATGCGGCCGTCATTTCCGGGGGTGTCGAGGAGTTCGCCGAGTCGCTGAACCGCGAGGGTGTCGACCGGATTCACACGGTTGAGTACGGCGAGGAGTTCAACCACGACGTCTACACGCAGGCGGCCGTCGCGCTTGCCGAAGAGCTCGACCCTGAGGTCGTCGTGACGCCGAACAGCGTCAATGGCCTCGACTACGCGCCCGCGGTCGCGATTCGACTTGGGCGCCCGTACGTTTCCGACGCTACCGGCCTCGACTACGCCGACGGCACCCTCGAAGTCACACGCGAGATGTACGGCTCAAAGGTCGAGACCACCGTCGACGTCGCGGAGGGGCCGTTCGTGGTGACTGTCCGCGGCGGCGAGTGGCCGCCCACTGCGGGCTCCGGTGACGCCGAAATCTCGGCGTTCGACGTGGATGTCGACGAGGACGCGATCCGGTCAACGGTAAAGGGCTTCGAGGAGGTTGGCGGCGGCGACGTCGATATCGCCGAAGCGGAGTTCCTCGTCTCCATCGGCCGCGGCATCGAGGAGGAGGAGAACCTCGCACTCGTCGAGGAACTCGTCGAGGTCACCGGCGCGACGCTCTCGTCCTCACGCCCCATCGTGGACAACGGTTGGCTGCCAAAGAACCGGCAGGTCGGCCAGTCCGGCAAGCAGGTCACGCCGGACGTCTACCTCGCCATCGGCATCTCCGGCGCCGTCCAGCACGTCGCCGGGATGAAAAGCGCGGATACCATCATTGCGGTGAACACGGATCCGAATGCGCCCATCTTCGACATCGCAGACTACGGCGTCGTCGGCGACCTCTTCGACGTCATGCCCAGACTCATCGAGGAGTTCGGCGGGGAACCACCGGGCGTCTGA
- a CDS encoding electron transfer flavoprotein subunit beta/FixA family protein produces MKILVTVKEVATVEDDFEISGTEIEETYLNYDLNEWDDYAVEEGVQLAEASDDVEVVAVTIGPKRSEETIRMALAKGADRAVRVWDDAINDVDLLDVETKAKLLAAVVEDEDPDVVLSGVQANDDSFGATGIALAETLGYEWAAVVNALDTEKVLEEGVASVRRELEGGIEELTDVELPAVLAIQTGINEPRYASLRGIRQAQSKETDVQSLEDLGLGADDVTSDLDVTAMYEPETESDAQYLEGDAGEQASALADVLREKGVVGE; encoded by the coding sequence ATGAAGATCCTTGTCACTGTCAAGGAGGTTGCGACCGTCGAGGACGACTTCGAAATTTCCGGCACGGAGATCGAGGAGACCTACCTCAACTACGACCTCAACGAGTGGGACGACTACGCCGTCGAGGAGGGCGTCCAGCTCGCGGAAGCGAGCGACGACGTCGAAGTCGTCGCGGTCACCATCGGACCCAAGCGCAGCGAGGAGACGATTCGGATGGCGCTCGCGAAGGGCGCGGACCGCGCGGTCCGGGTCTGGGACGACGCCATCAACGATGTTGACCTGCTCGACGTCGAGACAAAGGCCAAACTGCTCGCCGCCGTCGTCGAGGATGAGGACCCGGATGTCGTGCTCTCGGGTGTCCAAGCGAACGACGACAGCTTCGGCGCGACTGGCATCGCGCTCGCGGAAACACTTGGCTACGAGTGGGCGGCCGTTGTGAACGCCCTTGACACCGAGAAAGTGCTGGAGGAGGGCGTGGCGTCCGTCCGCCGTGAACTCGAAGGCGGCATCGAGGAACTCACCGACGTCGAGCTCCCTGCCGTGCTCGCCATCCAGACGGGCATCAACGAGCCGCGGTACGCGAGCCTGCGCGGCATCCGGCAGGCCCAGTCGAAGGAAACCGACGTCCAGAGCCTTGAGGACCTCGGGCTCGGCGCCGACGACGTCACGAGCGACCTCGACGTCACGGCGATGTACGAGCCGGAGACCGAGAGCGACGCCCAGTACCTTGAGGGCGACGCGGGCGAGCAGGCGTCCGCACTGGCTGATGTACTCCGCGAGAAGGGGGTGGTCGGCGAATGA
- a CDS encoding plastocyanin/azurin family copper-binding protein: MAKWTRRSLLQGIAMAGLTSVAGCSTSIPGVPPPKPRIDVQSNGFNPGRLVINPGETVTWWDIESLKHTVTAYEKRIPGEADYFASGGFDSEIAARSEQTDPGLLSPGDRFAHQFTVPGHYHYCCLPHEDFETMAGKVVVRTSAGEIPPPPKVVEPDTDHVIQMGLMRYYPESLTVQPGDSVGWVNGTGIAHSVTGEDGGQAIPEGDDRVFPENGEYFASGGFASAEAAVEDWGTARKGDILPEGPFIHTFEEPGTYPYLCLLHSLNMVGTVTVREM, encoded by the coding sequence ATGGCGAAGTGGACACGACGGTCGCTACTCCAAGGTATTGCCATGGCTGGACTCACCAGCGTCGCAGGCTGCTCTACATCTATCCCTGGGGTGCCACCACCAAAACCCCGGATTGATGTCCAGTCCAACGGGTTCAACCCTGGTCGGCTTGTCATCAACCCTGGTGAGACAGTCACATGGTGGGATATCGAGAGTCTCAAGCATACCGTTACTGCCTACGAAAAACGAATCCCCGGAGAGGCGGACTACTTCGCGAGCGGTGGGTTTGACTCCGAAATCGCTGCTCGGTCCGAACAGACGGATCCCGGACTGCTTAGTCCGGGCGACAGGTTTGCGCACCAGTTTACCGTCCCTGGACACTATCACTACTGTTGTCTTCCACATGAGGATTTTGAGACGATGGCCGGAAAAGTCGTGGTTCGGACGTCGGCAGGCGAAATTCCACCACCTCCCAAAGTCGTCGAGCCCGATACCGACCACGTCATCCAGATGGGCCTGATGAGATACTACCCGGAGTCACTGACAGTTCAACCAGGTGACAGCGTCGGGTGGGTGAACGGGACGGGGATCGCTCACTCCGTGACCGGCGAGGATGGCGGACAGGCGATTCCCGAGGGTGATGATAGGGTGTTCCCGGAGAACGGTGAGTACTTTGCAAGTGGAGGGTTTGCTTCGGCAGAGGCTGCGGTTGAGGACTGGGGAACAGCGCGAAAGGGCGATATACTTCCAGAAGGGCCATTCATTCATACGTTTGAGGAACCGGGTACGTATCCGTATCTGTGCCTCCTACATTCTCTTAATATGGTAGGGACTGTGACCGTACGCGAAATGTGA
- the mmsA gene encoding CoA-acylating methylmalonate-semialdehyde dehydrogenase, translating to MTRQIRNYVGGEWVDTTGGDGEPIVNPATSDTLAELTYSSDADVDRAVAAGTEAFESWQNRAVEERIQPLFRFKRLLENHQEELAEILVTEHGKTKQEAMGELRRGIENVEVACGVPSMMQGGHLPNAAPDIDETAVRKPLGTFVAITPFNFPGMIPLWFLPYAVATGNTFILKPSERDPLVIQRMFELLDEAGFPDGVVNLVNGSVDTVNNLITHKGVAGVSFVGSTPVAKHIYETAAAAGKRVQAQGGAKNHVIVSDSADIEFAAEKTLSSACACAGERCLANDVVLVHESVYEEFAEELTTQADEMTVGYGLDDVDMGALITPEHESSVREFIDSAIDDGATLLRDGRDVSVDGYPNGNFLGPTVFGDVEEEFAISREEVFGPVIALASYETFENAIARLNRSEFGNAASLFTERGAEARTFRQDAEAGNLAVNAGTAAPMAFFHFGGRKASFFGDLHAQADDMIRFYTDETIYIERWPSA from the coding sequence ATGACACGGCAGATCCGAAACTACGTCGGCGGCGAGTGGGTCGACACCACCGGCGGCGACGGCGAACCCATCGTCAACCCTGCGACAAGTGACACTCTGGCCGAACTGACCTACAGCAGCGATGCTGATGTGGATCGCGCTGTCGCCGCCGGCACCGAGGCGTTCGAGTCTTGGCAGAACAGAGCGGTCGAGGAGCGAATTCAGCCGCTCTTCCGTTTCAAACGACTGCTGGAAAATCATCAGGAGGAACTCGCGGAGATTCTTGTCACTGAACACGGGAAAACGAAGCAGGAGGCGATGGGCGAACTCCGGCGGGGCATCGAGAACGTCGAAGTCGCCTGTGGCGTCCCCTCGATGATGCAGGGAGGCCACTTACCGAACGCTGCTCCCGATATCGACGAGACTGCTGTGCGAAAGCCGCTCGGAACATTCGTCGCCATCACACCGTTCAATTTCCCCGGAATGATCCCATTGTGGTTTCTCCCGTACGCAGTTGCGACGGGCAACACGTTCATCCTCAAACCGTCTGAGCGGGATCCACTTGTCATCCAGCGTATGTTCGAACTCCTTGACGAGGCCGGCTTCCCCGACGGCGTCGTCAATCTGGTCAACGGCAGCGTCGATACGGTGAACAATCTCATCACCCACAAGGGCGTCGCAGGCGTCTCCTTTGTGGGATCGACACCGGTAGCCAAGCACATCTACGAGACGGCCGCCGCCGCCGGCAAGCGCGTCCAAGCACAAGGCGGTGCGAAGAATCATGTTATCGTCTCTGACAGCGCTGACATTGAGTTCGCGGCCGAAAAGACGCTCTCGTCGGCGTGTGCCTGTGCCGGTGAGCGCTGTCTGGCCAACGATGTTGTCCTCGTCCACGAGTCAGTCTACGAGGAATTCGCCGAGGAACTTACCACGCAGGCCGACGAGATGACAGTCGGTTATGGTCTTGACGACGTGGACATGGGTGCCCTCATTACGCCCGAACACGAGTCCTCCGTTCGGGAGTTCATCGACAGCGCAATTGATGACGGTGCGACCCTGCTTCGCGATGGTCGTGACGTATCCGTCGATGGGTATCCCAACGGCAATTTCCTGGGCCCGACAGTTTTCGGCGATGTCGAGGAGGAGTTCGCTATCTCGCGTGAGGAGGTATTCGGCCCAGTCATTGCACTTGCCAGCTACGAAACCTTCGAGAACGCCATCGCGCGACTAAACCGCAGCGAGTTCGGTAATGCCGCGAGTCTCTTCACCGAACGGGGCGCGGAAGCCAGAACCTTCCGCCAGGATGCGGAGGCAGGGAATCTGGCGGTGAACGCCGGTACCGCCGCTCCAATGGCGTTCTTCCACTTCGGTGGGCGGAAGGCTTCGTTCTTCGGTGACCTCCACGCACAGGCCGATGATATGATTCGGTTTTACACTGACGAGACGATTTATATCGAGCGCTGGCCCTCAGCCTAA
- a CDS encoding FAD:protein FMN transferase: MMESLASLTTRFGDSRREFDCCDTTFRVQATGVRAGAAVTAARDTAESLEAQLNAFDEASAVSKLNRGGEVVNEHIARIVRRGLEYKDRTDGVFDIHQGRIEQELKTFLGGDSETPPTEFDAGTVRVSGSQVAADVELDLNGLAKGYIVDCASKTLAGLGRRGFVSGGGDMSPPTGPVAIESPYGDDTPLKILETDWHVATSGGYRRSRNGTDHIYDSTTESLGSRHESVTVVARRDCMEADALATTLAALPLDEAHVLATEWDGMEALIIHDGIFHTTDGFETHVRDT, from the coding sequence ATGATGGAATCGCTCGCATCGCTCACTACACGGTTCGGAGACAGTCGCCGCGAGTTCGATTGCTGTGATACGACGTTTCGAGTCCAGGCGACGGGTGTCCGGGCCGGCGCTGCGGTGACCGCGGCGCGAGACACGGCCGAGTCACTCGAAGCTCAGCTGAACGCCTTTGATGAAGCGAGTGCCGTCAGCAAACTTAACCGCGGAGGAGAGGTCGTGAATGAGCACATTGCCCGTATCGTTCGCCGTGGACTCGAATACAAGGATCGGACCGATGGAGTGTTTGATATCCATCAGGGCCGCATTGAGCAGGAACTCAAAACGTTCCTGGGTGGCGACAGTGAAACACCCCCCACAGAATTTGACGCTGGAACAGTCCGCGTTAGCGGCTCTCAGGTCGCTGCTGATGTCGAACTTGACCTCAATGGTCTCGCGAAGGGATATATTGTCGATTGTGCTAGCAAGACACTCGCAGGTCTCGGTCGACGTGGGTTCGTCAGCGGCGGGGGAGATATGTCTCCGCCGACCGGCCCGGTCGCAATTGAGAGCCCGTACGGCGACGACACACCGCTGAAGATTCTGGAGACGGACTGGCACGTCGCGACATCCGGCGGATACCGACGTTCACGAAACGGCACGGACCACATATATGACTCGACTACCGAGTCGCTCGGCTCGCGCCACGAGTCCGTTACCGTCGTCGCGCGTCGGGACTGTATGGAAGCTGATGCCCTAGCGACGACGTTGGCCGCACTCCCACTTGATGAGGCACATGTATTAGCCACCGAATGGGATGGGATGGAGGCGCTGATTATTCACGATGGCATCTTCCACACGACAGACGGGTTTGAGACACATGTCAGGGACACATAA
- a CDS encoding metalloregulator ArsR/SmtB family transcription factor, with protein MSEPDLELDSRRAIYQRVADTPGVHFRALLNDLEYAQGTLQYHLRWLADEGLIDVSDDGKYTRYYPAAEFDEGDQAVMNALRREYSRRILAHLLADGPLSTTELSDRLDKAQSTISWHLSKLSEADLVTKERDGRSVVYEVSDPDQVKYLYTIHQRSFTDKVVDRILGLWDGY; from the coding sequence ATGTCGGAACCGGACCTCGAACTAGACTCTCGGCGGGCGATCTACCAGCGAGTAGCTGACACGCCGGGCGTTCACTTTCGCGCGCTCCTCAACGATCTTGAGTACGCGCAGGGAACGCTCCAGTATCACCTCCGCTGGCTCGCTGACGAAGGGCTGATCGATGTCTCGGACGACGGCAAGTACACGCGGTACTACCCCGCTGCCGAGTTCGACGAAGGCGACCAGGCAGTGATGAACGCGTTGCGACGGGAGTACAGTCGCCGCATCCTCGCGCACCTTCTTGCGGACGGCCCGCTCTCGACAACTGAGCTCAGCGACCGCCTGGACAAGGCGCAATCGACCATCTCGTGGCATCTGTCGAAGCTCTCTGAGGCTGACCTCGTCACGAAAGAGCGCGACGGTCGCAGCGTCGTCTACGAGGTCAGCGATCCTGACCAGGTCAAATACCTTTATACGATTCATCAACGCTCGTTCACCGACAAGGTCGTCGACCGGATCCTTGGCCTCTGGGACGGCTACTAA